From the genome of Oryza glaberrima chromosome 1, OglaRS2, whole genome shotgun sequence:
cttaaagtactttggataataaagtaagtcaaaaaaataataattctaaaaatttttgaataagatgagtggttaaaccgtgcaaacaaaaactcaaaatccattatattatgggacggagggagtagcttattAGACAGGAGACCCTACCTAGCTAGGTCGTAGTAGCTAAGTTGGGTGATGATCTGGCCATCCTCGATCGCTTTGGGGATTATTCGATTTCTTGTATAAAACGAGATGTGGGTCAGCAGTTGTTTTCCCTTTCCTGTTtcatttagggcctgtttggattGCTACAAAAAATATGCCCTATAAATATTTTGGAAATTTAAATAGTAGCACTTGCATTTGATTGATTTGAAACCAATTCATTGGTATTACCTAATCTAGATTTGGTATCAATCTCCAACATTCTTCACTACAATTTCACATTTTGCCTCTGTATTGGTAGTAAATCAAACATGATCAAATACAACCTTACCTTACCAAATATTTAGTAGTGCTAAAACTTTCCTAGATTTCAGCActacaaaaaattttgaaaggGTACCAATCTAAATAGGCCCCGGATcttaggggtattttggtcagatCACCATACAAAATAGGGTAAAAACCATATAATTGattaaagagagagaaaatggcATTTTAACGTATATTCACGGTTTGAgaataatattttaacaaagTCGAATTCCAAAGTGAAACCCCATCATGACAATGGtaaaatgtcaattttctcgCGTCCGTCCTATCTCTCGTGTTTTATCGGACATCCGATTGCCTCTTCAGTCCAGCGCCGTAGAAGTAGAAAGGTCGTCCCGCGGCACGTCAACGTTCAAACCAGCTCGTCACGCTGTTATTCTCTCTTCGATTTGTTTATCAATTTGGCCCAGCTGGAGACGGATCCAAACCCAACCCAACGCAACAACGCGCGCAGGCTTTTTCGGCTAAAAACTAGCGCTATTGCGGCCACATGTCTAAATATTCCCATTTGACCACCCCACCCACGCCGCCACGCGCCTTCCCCTCTTTCCTATATAAATCCCCGCCCCAAGAGCTACCCCGCCTcgtctcatctcatctcattcACACCACACCAGCATTCGCTAGCTCACTCACTCTACCTCGCTAGCGATCTACTCGATCCAGTGGTTAATTTGAAATGGACGCGCCGTGTGGatggacgacgtcggcggcggcggcggtggcggaggaggaggatgttCGGAGAGGGCCGTGGACGGTGGAGGAGGACGCGGTGCTGGCCGGGTACGTGGCGGCGAACGGCGAGGGGCGGTGGAACGAgctggcgcgggcggcggggctgAGGCGCACGGGGAAGAGCTGCCGCCTCCGGTGGCTCAACTACCTCCGCCCCGACGTGCGCCGCGGCGACTTCACCCCGCAGGAGCAGCTGCTCATCCTCGAGCTCCACTTCCGGTGGGGGAACCGCTGGTCCAGGATCGCGCAGCACATGCCGGGGAGGACggacaacgagatcaagaactacTGGCGGACCAGGGTGCAGAAGCACGCCAAGCAGCTCGGCTGCGACGTCAACAGCCGCCAGTTCAAGGACGTCATGAGGCACCTCTGGATGCCGCGCCTCGTCGAGAggatccacgccgccgccgcctcgtcggaacgcgccgcgccgccgccgtgtgccgccgcgccggctcACAGCGGCATGTGCTACTCACCTGACCCGTCAACCACGACGTCGAGCACGGCAGGGTCGTCGGTGACGCACGGCGAGCAGTTCCCGTCGTCGA
Proteins encoded in this window:
- the LOC127761045 gene encoding transcription factor MYB2-like, which translates into the protein MDAPCGWTTSAAAAVAEEEDVRRGPWTVEEDAVLAGYVAANGEGRWNELARAAGLRRTGKSCRLRWLNYLRPDVRRGDFTPQEQLLILELHFRWGNRWSRIAQHMPGRTDNEIKNYWRTRVQKHAKQLGCDVNSRQFKDVMRHLWMPRLVERIHAAAASSERAAPPPCAAAPAHSGMCYSPDPSTTTSSTAGSSVTHGEQFPSSTNHHLMTMASVTTAAADWSSEQCGSGSATSTSVGISDDMFEGSWSELLARAYDDDGADSSLLPDFQMADTGDNCWWSNLEDIWSQQPY